Sequence from the Cucumis sativus cultivar 9930 chromosome 1, Cucumber_9930_V3, whole genome shotgun sequence genome:
gAAATGGTTACCAAATAGATTTTATTGTCTAACATTTTGAGAGGGGAATTgttatgtataaaaaaataaaactatttaaaaaatataggaaaaaaacacttaattaaactaaaaagaaactgatgaattttggtttttgaaacctcaaaaccaaatagaaactaacccaaaaaacaaagaaagtagtatttaaaaaggaaaacataaatctcaaagttttattaatgaaaaattaaaatctaccTTTAGTTTTTGGGATCTCCCACTATAAATTTTTGCTTTTATCAAATGTTGTTTCCTAAATTTTACTTTGACATTGGTATATTTGTAAACTAAACTTCCCCCATTATATTCCTTAcatctttcatttatttggtttatttttacACTACTAATATATCCAATATAATGCTACCACGTggcaatttcatttttttcttttaattatcttcttcttaatttcttttaagaaatggGAGGACAACgtttttttgtaaagaaaagaaaattggtgGAAATAATTCTCGTGATGGCTAATGTTTATTAGACGTGTTCAAATAATCCAACAATCGATACTATCCAATCAACCCtttattgatgatattttttaaaatatgggttgatTCAATCCTACTCGAATTTCTAATATCATTAAAGATATAttcaaacttataaatatcataattcataacgttttagttttcatagataagtttaaaatttaaagtattttaagttaataaataaataatctatataaaataagtttttttaataggtaatggacaaaaataataaatttaacaatattttatcagataatgtttttgttataatttataaatattttaatttattgtaccattttttaaaatgatattttttttaattacttcttttaaataacgaaaaaaacaatagaagaAAGTGAGTTagataataatatttagatAGGTAATAGTTAGTGCATCTACGGAGATcgtctttgtttcttttttctcacaaCCCACTTCAGAAAATAATTTGGGAAGATTGGAAGCACTTAACGTGTTGTTctacataaataaatcaatcaataaGAAGAATGTGTTCATCATAAGcctaagaaagagaaaaagaataatgtataagaataaacaaacTTTCAAGATCTCTGTTTATTTATCCACTCATCTCATCTCTATCAACTACCATTGATCCAACCAAAAACGCTACCCAATTATTCGTAAATGTAAATTAATCTCATACATTTTTCCCCATTATTCCGAATTCCCCTTCTGTTTTCCTTCTATGTGCACGAAGTTTCAGCAATTGTTTCAAGCGCCGGCTTCCACGATCTCTGTTTCGACATCAATCTCTTTACCGCCTTCGAACTTTGATTCTCTcgatcatcatcatcttccaATTTCAATCCCTTCACATCCGCCGGAGAATTACAAAACTCACTGATTAAAACAGGAAAAATCCTCCCAAATCCGCTCGAATTTCCCTGTTTCAAAGCCTTTGTAGCGATGAAAGTCAGAGAACTCATTTCTTCCAGTGTTAGAACAGAGTAAAGAAGATCCATCGGAAGAAGAAAGTATAATCGCCGCCATTCCAGATCTTCATCCGGTAATAGACCTTGAATCCGATGGCCGACTTTAAGATCGCTGGAATCGCATAGGAATTTACCGGAATGCTCGATCATTAGTTCGGCGGCCGTCACTGGCTTTGAGAAGCTCTGTAATCTTCCATCTAAGGATAAAACCTTTGGGGCGCCATTGGAGGCCATTGAAGGAGCACAAGAAGCTGAATTCCCCATTGAAATAGCGTTGTGGAAGAAAATGGGAACTGCGCCGATAATGGAATCTCTCCCCCCAATGCTTCAATTTATACATGAATACGACAGAGAAatagagagggaaaaaaaagtgcgtttctttcttttcttttctttttcttaattgctaaattataaatttatatctattttttgagttatttatttactatatgatttgtttgttcaatttaataattattttgaagcAAGAGAGAACATAAAGAACAAACAGAAACCACCATTTACAGCCTAATGCGAAGAGCAAAGTTTAGAGGAAAAAgacaacaaaacaaagttaTCTTTTACTTTATGCTATTGAATTTTGGTTCGTGCCCAAATATTCTAACATTTCTATGAATTTGATATCAACATGGAGAATGAATTGATCGacgtttatattatttttgaaaaatatattatttttgaaaaaaatacacacgttattaatttaaacattttattaaattgttgtttttctaacttctttggtaaataattatgaaaactAACGTGTTTGATGTATTAGTCTGTGTGTATAGCATGAATTACAACCACGTGTAATAGTTTAGAATTgaatatattagttttataattataaactcAATAGacatgaaaaattaattgaaggaaaattgcattagacgacaaaaaaaaaaaaaaaggactcACAACACATCTTTTTACACATTggaaatttaacaaatatgatTAGTAATTGACAGTATTACATTTTAGGTGATATGAactctattatcattttttttttttttttgctatttttgcaaactccccttaattgaattagatttgatgttgattaataataacaatactTACGTTCAAAGCAAAACATAACACAactaacatatataaataaaagcaGTAATTAATAAGTCtatgattcaaaatttcaaactttgtactaaaaacataataacaacaaattaatatgttgtttgtatgatttattattattgtatcgTATTTGTTACACAATAGGAAACAACAACAAAGTCAAAACAAAGGAACAACCTCTATTAAGTTCAATATTAAAGTACGTTGgtactaaaaaataatgaaaattataaagttaCAGCTACTAAAGTATGGTatggataaaataaaataaaataaaataaacctaaagttgtaaggaagaaaaaaacaaaagtgatttatataatgttattaattaaaaaaattaggaggAACGAGGGGgggttttaaataaaaatggacaAGATTCGGGTGCACCTAATTTGGCATAAGAAGGCGAGAAATTTGGTGCGGCGGAGGGGAGAGTGTCGGCAATacaaaggaaattttttttcaagaaagagagctaaattgaaatttagttacaaaattaaatatgggGAATTGATGTGAGGCAAAATCATGCAATGTGGACATTATATGGTGGGTGTCACTCTCTTTAAATGGTTAAATGCttgtgaaataaataattattataaaatatttgaaaactattttcgTTATAATGTGTtcgtttttaataaaaatatttgatgaatcAATTTGAATGAGTTTGATTCGTAAATGTAATTGGAttgcttttgattttgtttatttaaaattatgaattttgtcAAATGTATTGTCactttttatctctttttctatttatgaGGGTTAAGTGACAACAGTATCGAAAACAATAGATAGATTAAAAAGGATAGTAAAATGATGCAGTAATCATAACGGTAAAAGTAATAATGCGGTATAATTATCCGGTGTTAATCAGATTAGGCATACTTGATTCATCACTCTAAACATACtcatttaatcattttaaaatggttatgAGTATTTAGTTTTGGACTGACACACAACTTTCATATCATCAAAATCGatttataattatgaaaaataagttttagagtaattttaaaaatataaaaaatgaactcAACTATTTCCTTACACTCAAgctgacaaaaaaaaaaaaaaaaaaaaaaaactagaaaattgtctaaaatagcaaaatcgacaaatatttacaagttgcatcaaaattttagattctatttgcaacaaacatttgatagGCACTAATACCATTCTATTGATGGTATTGATAGCCGGTGATAGACTCTATCACCtgttatcattgatataattaatccaaaaattttgctatagctggtaaatattttaatttatttttctattttgaaaaatgtttctaaaaatactatactttatatatacaaattaagAAGGCAAAGTTGTGTAGAAATTGATAtacaaagaaaggaaagtacaaatacataaatacacacatatttattttctataaaattgtcaactacattatactaatcactataaataattgaatgggacaaaaaaaataaaatgaaaatgaaaatgttgtGAAAAAGAGTGAGAATTGTGTggtgatataataaaaaagagcAACTAACTAATGATTGAGAATGGCAAAATTTGATTCGATTTTATTTGCCATTGGGAATCACCTAACTCTCCATGCcccaaatttatatttatttattacttactaaattaaattttatttattatcacCACAAATAAACAGCTGCCTTTAAAGGAAAAGTCATTTGCTCCACTCTGGCTTTCAAAAAGTGCTTTGGCTCTTTCTAATATCACACCTAAATTGCTTTTTCTTGTTgctttgtttgttgtttggtGTTCATTGTTCATATGCCTCTACTCTACTCTACTGCCCTTTATTCATTTATGTGTTCTTTTACTCCGTACTATCTAAGTTCATTTGAATTCGActtgatttaaataaatttacaatttatgaGTCAAATTTGGTTTatgtttcttcaaaaatagaaaaagtttacaaactatttatacttatattttacaattttttctgaattttttctaatattttttaaaaaactttatattctttttgcatattttaatttcaagtaGGAAACAAAACTGAATTACTTAATAATGTCTTTTACAAGTAAAATAAAcgtaattgtaattgatagtcattttatgaataataattaagaatataacaacatttaaaagaaattgtaaatatagccaAATTTATCGCTGATAGATTTGTATCGCTAATAAACTCGtatggtctatcactgatagaccaatatttgcaacatggtctatcaatgGTAGacatcattgatagaatttgacaaattttctatatttacaaaaaaatttaaaatgttgctatatacttaattattttaaatctaattgctaaatttacaactatccctataaataatgttttttgccttttaacattttacttattttttttttttaaaaaaaagcaaatatgttaaataatgACTAATTAACTCGAACTAACCTAATCAAAGAGATTCGTTGTTGAGTTTGAGTTTAATGTTTAACAATGATTGTTTGAGTTACATAAGCTTACAATTTTAACTGTTGTGTTGTGtctaaaaagtatttaatgAACACccttattaatttaaacaacaaGATGATGAGTAATCGAAGAAAACgaaaataacattttcttagggataaaaaaatttacacgCCGAGTAAACTTCTATCTTGATGTGTTCAAAAGCAAATTATCCTTTGTTCACGTCTTGCTTTACGTGCTACTTTTCTCTTAAGGTAATTGTAATTGGTAGACATGTGAGGAATAATAATCAAgcatatagcaacatttaaaaataattgcaaaactatcgctgataaactcgtatcactgatagactcgtattatctatcagtgatagaccaatttttataacatgatccatcagtgatagactctatcattgatagaatttgacaaattctgtcatatttgcaatttttttttaaatgttactatatacgtaattattttgaatttaattactaaatttgcaactatccatTTCTCTTAATTATCAATCCACCTCTCACTCTACAACCCCAAACCATAGCTACATTTATTTCATGCTTTACATCTcccattacaaaataaaacacacaAGCATACTCTCACACACTCACACGAGACATaacatattgtttatttaaaaattatctctgagtttattaaaaaactaagCGTTTCAACTCAAGTCAACcaaaaattaacacaaaacGACGATGTctcaattttacaaatatatggatgaaaatagaaaatgaaaatttaatagtatatttgaaaattgaagtgAAGCAgcaaataatagaaaattgatCCATTAGTggacaaaaaaattgtatggaAATGAATGAGTAACAAGAAGGCCAACTCTAACTAAAATGGTTGCTGATTTTGCAAGATATGGgagaatatataataatggTCAACTTGATTGATTTatggtaattaattaactgTTAATCAAGCATTAACAAATCACGTAATGATATAATAATTCTTTCAACTCaataattatgaataaaacggcgttttttctttccctgTAGCCGGTGGGTGTAACAGATTTTGGACTCTATCAAACTTCCTTCCATTCTCCCTTTTCGTCAACATtactataaaataatttcatttttcctctcttctttaactttattttatttccacCGTATAAACATAATTCAACTCTAATAAAATCATACTACCAATATCAAAGTTTGACGATTGATTTACAAattatggagaaaaaaaattcaaattttattttatttgaaataatttttaaaataataataaaaaaataaactatttacgcccacacaaatatttactaaataatgaaaataaaatatgtttagaGGGTGTGGCTTGACctttaattatgtttatagaagactttattttatttttttctttttgaaggaACTATGCTTATAAGATTaagagttattttatttaaaactatttgaaatttcaaattttttttgtatttgatagttattaaaaatatatttaatatgtatttgaccattttaacattttattagtgaaattacaaacataatttctaaaattggaTGATAGTTACAATTATGCCtgacttttaaaattaaaaattaagctattaaatatatgtaaattttaaaaataattttggttctattagattgattaatttttctaaaaaatataaaaatataaaaaattaattttatttatttattatacatgAAATTACAAGATCATAAATCTATTAGATACTAGAACACAAACGTGAAGGTTTAGCTAAACTTATAATCTATTTTATGTATAGAACGTTGGCAAAGTAGAACGTTAAATAGAAGTATAGaacaatgaaatt
This genomic interval carries:
- the LOC101203132 gene encoding uncharacterized protein LOC101203132, with amino-acid sequence MGNSASCAPSMASNGAPKVLSLDGRLQSFSKPVTAAELMIEHSGKFLCDSSDLKVGHRIQGLLPDEDLEWRRLYFLLPMDLLYSVLTLEEMSSLTFIATKALKQGNSSGFGRIFPVLISEFCNSPADVKGLKLEDDDDRENQSSKAVKRLMSKQRSWKPALETIAETSCT